In one window of Prevotella fusca JCM 17724 DNA:
- the rnc gene encoding ribonuclease III has translation MLNNIIDRIKLPFRKEKELYLSLYQIIGIIPHDISYYKTALLHKSVARRNAKGKPVNNERLEFLGDAILDAIVGDIVYEHFPGKREGFLTNTRSKIVQRDTLNRLAKEMGINQLILSNGHTSSHNSYLGGNAFEALVGALYLDHGYNACMKFMKKQVLGEMINIDKVAYKEVNFKSKLIEWSQKNKVKMEFKLIENQKDKQGSPTFHFQVIMEGLPCGEGHGYSKKESQQEASKLTLQRLRREPQFIDEVFSAKANRTKMEEEPVLNVPETSQDMNFMVDSEAKVEKHENPFLTEVFDEKSSVADEEKTGKMESSVEPEARESTDDFDLSDISHSKPFDREAIIAAAEAEAFEKG, from the coding sequence ATGCTGAATAATATAATTGATAGAATAAAGCTCCCTTTCCGTAAGGAGAAGGAGCTTTATTTGTCTTTGTACCAAATTATCGGCATTATCCCCCACGATATCAGTTATTATAAGACTGCACTCTTGCACAAGAGCGTAGCGCGTCGTAACGCAAAGGGTAAGCCCGTAAACAATGAACGACTTGAATTCCTTGGCGATGCCATTCTTGATGCCATCGTCGGTGACATTGTTTACGAGCATTTCCCAGGGAAACGTGAAGGTTTCCTGACCAATACACGTTCGAAGATAGTACAACGCGATACGCTGAACCGACTGGCAAAGGAAATGGGAATCAATCAGTTGATTCTTTCTAATGGTCACACGTCTTCGCATAACAGTTATCTTGGTGGTAATGCTTTTGAGGCATTGGTTGGTGCGCTCTATCTGGATCATGGCTATAATGCTTGCATGAAGTTCATGAAGAAACAGGTTCTTGGTGAAATGATCAACATCGACAAGGTGGCTTACAAGGAGGTGAACTTCAAGTCGAAGCTCATCGAATGGAGCCAGAAGAACAAGGTTAAGATGGAGTTCAAGCTGATTGAGAACCAAAAAGACAAGCAGGGCAGCCCTACTTTCCACTTCCAGGTTATCATGGAGGGACTTCCATGTGGCGAGGGACACGGATATTCAAAGAAGGAAAGCCAGCAAGAGGCTTCCAAACTGACGCTGCAACGTTTGCGTCGTGAGCCTCAGTTCATTGATGAAGTGTTCTCAGCCAAGGCTAATCGTACGAAGATGGAAGAAGAACCGGTGCTCAATGTGCCTGAAACATCGCAGGACATGAACTTCATGGTAGATTCTGAAGCTAAGGTTGAAAAGCATGAAAATCCATTCCTGACGGAGGTGTTTGATGAGAAGTCATCAGTTGCTGATGAGGAGAAAACTGGTAAGATGGAATCTTCTGTAGAGCCAGAAGCAAGGGAGAGTACTGACGACTTCGACCTCTCTGACATCTCACATTCAAAGCCATTCGATCGTGAAGCCATCATCGCAGCTGCTGAAGCAGAGGCGTTTGAGAAAGGATAG
- the ychF gene encoding redox-regulated ATPase YchF produces MALKCGIVGLPNVGKSTLFNCLSSAKAQAANFPFCTIEPNLGVITVPDERLNKLAEIVHPGRIVPATCEIVDIAGLVKGASKGEGLGNKFLGNIRECDAIIHVIRCFEDDNVVREGGMAVNPIEDKEIIDTELQLKDLETIEAQLAKQQKVAAAGNKDAKIMVSVLEAYKEVLEQGKNARSVEFESKEEQQAAHDLFLLTTKPVLYVCNVDETSAKSGNEYSQMIEKIAAEEGAEAMIIAAKTEEDIASLDSYEDKKMFLEELGLEESGVSRLINKAYHLLNLQTFITAGEMEVKAWTFHKGWKAPQCAGVIHTDFEKGFIRAEVIKYDDYIKYGSEAAIREAGKLGIEGKEYVVQDGDIMHFRFNV; encoded by the coding sequence ATGGCATTAAAATGTGGTATAGTAGGACTGCCGAACGTAGGTAAGTCCACACTTTTCAACTGCTTGAGCAGTGCCAAAGCACAAGCAGCTAACTTCCCTTTCTGCACAATTGAGCCGAACCTCGGCGTGATTACCGTTCCAGACGAGCGACTGAATAAATTGGCTGAGATTGTTCATCCGGGACGGATCGTACCGGCTACCTGTGAGATTGTCGACATCGCAGGACTCGTCAAGGGCGCTTCAAAGGGTGAAGGACTGGGTAATAAGTTCCTTGGTAATATCCGTGAGTGCGACGCTATCATTCATGTAATCCGCTGTTTCGAGGACGATAACGTGGTACGTGAGGGTGGTATGGCTGTCAATCCGATTGAAGATAAGGAGATTATCGATACAGAATTGCAGCTCAAAGACCTTGAAACCATCGAGGCGCAGCTTGCTAAACAGCAGAAAGTTGCTGCTGCAGGAAATAAGGATGCTAAGATAATGGTATCTGTATTGGAAGCATATAAGGAAGTGCTGGAGCAGGGTAAGAATGCCCGCAGCGTTGAGTTTGAAAGCAAGGAGGAGCAGCAGGCAGCGCATGATCTCTTCCTTCTGACAACAAAGCCTGTGCTTTACGTCTGCAACGTTGACGAGACAAGTGCCAAGTCAGGCAACGAATACAGTCAGATGATTGAGAAGATTGCAGCTGAGGAAGGTGCTGAAGCAATGATTATCGCTGCCAAGACCGAGGAAGATATCGCATCACTCGACAGCTATGAAGACAAGAAGATGTTTCTTGAAGAGCTGGGACTGGAAGAAAGCGGTGTGAGCCGACTTATCAATAAGGCATACCATCTGCTCAACCTCCAGACCTTCATCACCGCAGGTGAGATGGAGGTAAAGGCATGGACCTTCCATAAAGGCTGGAAAGCTCCGCAGTGTGCAGGTGTTATTCATACCGACTTTGAGAAGGGTTTTATCCGTGCTGAGGTCATCAAGTACGACGATTACATTAAATATGGTTCTGAGGCAGCTATTCGTGAGGCTGGTAAACTCGGCATCGAAGGTAAGGAATACGTTGTACAGGACGGTGACATCATGCACTTCAGATTTAATGTATAG
- the lgt gene encoding prolipoprotein diacylglyceryl transferase, with product MNNLLYIAWQPDEVIFQLGPVPVRWYGMCWLVGLALGYFMMQWLYKRHKYPAEKFDPLFLYVFFGVLAGARLGHCLFYEPQDFLTSWKGILSIIVPIREMADGSWKYVGYQGLASHGGVAGLLIALFLYIRNMKMDTWVVLDFFGIVSGITACFIRLGNLMNSEIIGKVTDVPWAFIFYNVDDKPRHPGQLYEAIAYLIIFVLTYLIYRKYPKKVGTGLYFGLCLTLIFTFRFFIEYTKEIQVAFEAGLPIDMGQILSIPLIALGVWSILRSRGKEGKLP from the coding sequence ATGAATAATCTACTTTACATCGCATGGCAGCCCGATGAGGTAATCTTCCAGCTCGGTCCTGTCCCTGTCCGCTGGTATGGAATGTGCTGGCTGGTAGGTCTTGCCTTGGGTTATTTCATGATGCAGTGGCTTTACAAGCGTCATAAATACCCTGCAGAGAAGTTTGACCCGCTCTTCCTTTATGTCTTCTTTGGCGTACTGGCAGGTGCCCGCCTGGGTCATTGTCTCTTCTATGAGCCGCAGGACTTCCTCACTTCGTGGAAAGGTATCCTGTCCATCATCGTTCCTATCCGTGAAATGGCTGACGGTTCATGGAAGTATGTGGGCTATCAAGGACTTGCATCGCATGGTGGAGTGGCTGGATTGCTTATCGCTCTCTTCCTTTATATCCGCAATATGAAGATGGATACGTGGGTAGTACTTGATTTCTTCGGTATCGTGTCAGGTATCACAGCCTGCTTTATCCGCCTTGGAAACTTGATGAATTCAGAGATTATCGGTAAGGTAACAGACGTTCCCTGGGCATTTATCTTCTATAATGTAGACGATAAACCACGTCATCCGGGACAGTTATATGAGGCTATTGCTTATCTGATAATCTTTGTTCTGACTTATTTAATATACAGAAAGTATCCTAAGAAAGTGGGTACAGGACTCTATTTCGGACTCTGTCTAACGCTCATTTTCACCTTCCGTTTCTTCATTGAATACACTAAGGAGATACAGGTAGCCTTTGAGGCAGGTTTGCCTATCGATATGGGTCAGATATTAAGTATTCCTCTTATAGCTCTTGGTGTATGGTCAATCCTACGCTCAAGAGGCAAGGAAGGTAAACTTCCATAA